A single region of the Mustela lutreola isolate mMusLut2 chromosome 2, mMusLut2.pri, whole genome shotgun sequence genome encodes:
- the CHST2 gene encoding carbohydrate sulfotransferase 2, whose amino-acid sequence MSRSPPRALPPGAPPRLLPAAPAAAPRALLPPWPRRPGRRWPASPLGMKVFRRKALVLCAGYALLLVLTMLNLLDYKWHKEPLQQCSPDGPLGAAAGAAGGGWARPGPPPAVQPHTHTRLDLRTPYRPPAAAAVGVAPAAAAAAGGAGAVAPPRNGTRGIGGGGEKRQLVYVFTTWRSGSSFFGELFNQNPEVFFLYEPVWHVWQKLYPGDAVSLQGAARDMLSALYRCDLSVFQLYSPAGSGGRNLTTLGIFGAATNKVVCSSPLCPAYRKEIVGLVDDRVCKKCPPQRLARFEEECRKYRTLVIKGVRVFDVAVLAPLLRDPALDLKVIHLVRDPRAVASSRIRSRHGLIRESLQVVRSRDPRAHRMPFLEAAGHKLGVKKEGVGGPADYHALGAMEVICNSMAKTLQTALQPPDWLQGHYLVVRYEDLVGDPVKTLRRVYDFVGLLVSPEMEQFALNMTSGSGSSSKPFVVSARNATQAANAWRTALTFQQIKQVEEFCYQPMAVLGYERVNSPEEVKDLSKTLLRKPRL is encoded by the coding sequence ATGAGCCGCAGCCCGCCGCGAGCCCTGCCCCCGGGCGCGCCCCCCCGGTTGCTCCCGGCTGCTCCTGCGGCCGCGCCGCGCGCCCTGCTCCCGCCGTGGCCCAGGCGCCCGGGCCGTCGCTGGCCCGCGTCCCCGCTCGGAATGAAGGTGTTCCGCAGGAAGGCGCTGGTGCTGTGCGCGGGCTATGCGCTGCTGCTGGTGCTCACCATGCTCAACCTCCTGGACTACAAGTGGCACAAGGAGCCGCTGCAGCAATGCAGCCCCGACGGGCCGCTCGGTGCCGCGGCGGGGGCGGCTGGGGGCGGCTGGGCGCGCCCGGGGCCGCCTCCGGCTGTGcagccccacacacacacccgcttGGACCTTCGTACTCCGTACCGCCCTCCTGCAGCCGCAGCCGTCGGGGTGGCCCCAGCCGCCGCCGCAGCAGCAGGAGGAGCGGGGGCCGTGGCACCTCCTCGCAATGGCACTCGGGGCATCGGGGGTGGCGGAGAAAAGAGGCAGTTGGTGTATGTGTTCACCACGTGGCGCTCGGGCTCGTCTTTCTTCGGTGAGCTCTTCAACCAGAACCCCGAGGTGTTCTTTCTCTACGAGCCAGTGTGGCATGTGTGGCAAAAACTGTACCCAGGGGACGCTGTTTCTCTGCAAGGGGCTGCGCGGGACATGCTGAGCGCTCTCTATCGCTGCGACCTCTCGGTCTTCCAGCTGTATAGCCCCGCGGGCAGCGGAGGGCGCAACCTCACCACGCTGGGCATTTTTGGGGCAGCCACCAACAAGGTGGTGTGCTCCTCGCCGCTGTGCCCCGCCTACCGCAAGGAGATCGTGGGGCTGGTGGATGACCGCGTGTGCAAGAAGTGCCCGCCGCAGCGCCTGGCACGCTTTGAGGAGGAGTGCCGCAAGTACCGCACGCTGGTCATCAAGGGCGTGCGTGTCTTCGATGTGGCCGTGTTGGCGCCCCTGCTGCGCGACCCGGCCCTGGACCTCAAGGTCATCCACCTAGTGCGCGATCCGCGTGCTGTGGCCAGCTCACGCATCCGCTCGCGCCACGGGCTCATCCGCGAGAGCCTTCAGGTGGTGCGCAGCCGGGACCCGCGAGCCCACCGCATGCCCTTCCTGGAGGCGGCTGGCCACAAGCTGGGCGTCAAGAAGGAGGGCGTGGGCGGCCCGGCGGACTACCACGCGCTTGGCGCTATGGAGGTCATCTGCAACAGCATGGCCAAGACACTCCAGACGGCCCTGCAGCCCCCTGACTGGCTGCAAGGCCACTATCTGGTCGTGCGGTACGAGGACCTGGTGGGAGACCCCGTCAAGACCCTACGGAGGGTGTACGACTTTGTGGGGCTGCTGGTGAGCCCCGAAATGGAACAGTTTGCCCTCAACATGACCAGCGGCTCAGGCTCCTCCTCTAAGCCTTTCGTGGTGTCCGCGCGGAACGCCACGCAGGCCGCCAACGCCTGGCGGACGGCCCTCACCTTCCAGCAGATCAAACAGGTGGAGGAGTTTTGCTACCAGCCCATGGCCGTGCTGGGCTATGAGCGGGTCAATAGCCCCGAGGAGGTCAAAGACCTCAGTAAGACCCTGCTCCGGAAGCCCCGGCTCTGA